A genomic stretch from Candidatus Methylomirabilota bacterium includes:
- a CDS encoding DegT/DnrJ/EryC1/StrS family aminotransferase — protein MRVPFLDLKAQYAAIKSEIRYAIDEVCDSQQFILGPQVRRLEDEIARYCGVPHAVGVSSGTDALLLALMALGIGAGDEVITTPYTFIATAGSIARSGARPVFVDIDPARFTIDSKLIAGRITKRTRAIIPVHLFGRCAEMEPIRTLAAQHQLAVIEDAAQAIGAKDEYGRRAGCIGLLGCFSFYPTKNLGGFGDGGMVVTSDPALASTLSALRNHGSSTKYLHPRLGGNFRLDELQAALLAVKLKYLDQWTEQRINNAKQYDALFRERSLEDRIRLPDIPKNERHAFNQYVIRAPRRDELGHFLESRGIGHDIYYPMPLHLQICFEYLGYKTGDMPASEQAAREALALPIYPELTQPMLEYVVDAFQAFYGL, from the coding sequence ATGCGGGTCCCCTTTTTGGATCTTAAAGCCCAGTACGCTGCCATCAAGAGCGAGATCAGATACGCGATCGATGAGGTGTGCGATAGTCAGCAGTTCATTCTTGGCCCTCAGGTTCGCCGACTCGAGGATGAGATTGCGCGGTATTGTGGCGTCCCCCACGCGGTGGGCGTCTCCTCAGGTACCGACGCTCTGCTGCTGGCTCTCATGGCCCTGGGCATCGGCGCAGGAGATGAGGTTATCACGACCCCCTATACCTTCATCGCCACGGCAGGATCCATCGCCAGGTCCGGGGCCAGGCCGGTTTTTGTCGATATCGATCCGGCCCGTTTCACTATTGATTCGAAGCTGATTGCCGGCCGGATCACGAAGCGGACCCGTGCGATCATCCCGGTCCACCTATTCGGTCGCTGTGCCGAGATGGAGCCGATCCGTACGTTGGCTGCTCAGCATCAACTCGCCGTGATAGAAGATGCTGCCCAGGCCATTGGGGCAAAGGATGAATATGGCCGAAGGGCCGGCTGTATAGGGCTCTTGGGCTGCTTCTCGTTCTACCCCACAAAAAACCTGGGTGGTTTCGGTGACGGTGGAATGGTCGTGACCAGCGATCCTGCCCTGGCATCAACGCTCTCAGCTCTGCGGAACCATGGATCGTCAACCAAATATCTCCACCCTCGTCTCGGGGGTAATTTCCGCCTTGACGAACTGCAGGCGGCTCTTCTGGCCGTCAAGCTGAAGTACCTCGATCAGTGGACGGAGCAGCGGATCAACAATGCCAAGCAGTATGATGCCCTCTTTCGCGAAAGAAGCTTGGAGGACCGGATCCGGCTTCCAGATATTCCCAAGAATGAACGGCACGCATTCAATCAGTATGTGATTAGAGCCCCAAGGCGAGATGAGCTGGGCCATTTTCTGGAGTCCCGAGGGATCGGGCACGATATCTACTACCCCATGCCGCTCCACCTTCAGATCTGCTTCGAGTATCTTGGGTACAAGACGGGGGATATGCCGGCATCCGAACAGGCCGCTAGGGAGGCATTGGCCCTACCAATCTATCCGGAACTGACCCAGCCGATGCTGGAATATGTGGTGGATGCCTTCCAAGCGTTCTACGGGCTGTGA
- a CDS encoding Tim44 domain-containing protein — protein sequence MRSLAGGLVGGFLGGMLFRSLGFGGYGGMGGGFGLMDLVILGGIGLAIYWVVKQRSQPTPTEGSYQRMAWGEREPESYQGAASQATMTRETDVDQGLAYIRQMDPGFEEGRFREAITDLFFKVQAAWANRDLEPVRVILTSQMYTQLGADVMRLKNERKINRLENIAVRSVELTEAWQEQGQDYVTVRFLANLLDYTVDEGTAQVVEGSRTDPVKFEEYWTVTRPVGPNPWLLTAINQAEN from the coding sequence ATGCGGAGCCTGGCGGGAGGCTTGGTTGGTGGGTTTCTCGGCGGAATGTTGTTCCGGAGCTTGGGCTTCGGCGGCTATGGCGGCATGGGTGGAGGGTTTGGCTTGATGGACCTGGTTATCCTGGGCGGGATCGGCTTGGCGATCTACTGGGTGGTCAAGCAACGGTCGCAACCGACGCCAACCGAGGGGTCGTATCAGCGCATGGCGTGGGGCGAACGTGAGCCGGAGTCCTACCAGGGCGCAGCTTCGCAGGCAACGATGACCCGAGAGACCGATGTGGACCAAGGCCTGGCGTACATCCGCCAGATGGACCCTGGTTTTGAGGAGGGGCGCTTCCGGGAGGCGATCACCGATCTCTTTTTCAAGGTCCAAGCGGCTTGGGCAAATCGCGATCTGGAGCCGGTCCGTGTGATCCTCACGTCACAGATGTACACGCAGCTTGGCGCAGATGTGATGCGGCTCAAGAACGAACGAAAGATCAACCGCCTGGAAAATATTGCAGTCCGCTCCGTCGAACTGACAGAGGCGTGGCAGGAGCAAGGGCAGGATTACGTGACTGTTCGCTTCTTAGCGAACCTTCTGGATTACACCGTCGACGAAGGGACTGCCCAAGTCGTGGAAGGCAGCCGCACCGACCCTGTGAAGTTTGAAGAGTACTGGACCGTGACGCGCCCGGTCGGGCCGAATCCCTGGCTGCTCACGGCTATCAATCAGGCAGAGAACTGA
- a CDS encoding cold-shock protein codes for MKDVRLTGKVKWFNDSKGYGFIERSDGDDVFVHYSAIQGSGFKTLAEGQEVEFEVVDGPKGKQAANVIRL; via the coding sequence ATGAAGGACGTGCGGTTAACCGGTAAGGTAAAATGGTTTAATGACAGCAAGGGATACGGCTTCATTGAGCGATCGGATGGCGACGACGTCTTTGTGCATTATTCCGCCATCCAGGGCTCCGGCTTCAAGACATTGGCCGAGGGTCAGGAAGTCGAGTTTGAGGTCGTCGATGGTCCAAAAGGAAAACAGGCGGCGAATGTTATCAGGCTGTAA